One stretch of Brettanomyces nanus chromosome 4, complete sequence DNA includes these proteins:
- a CDS encoding uncharacterized protein (MEROPS:MER0079232~BUSCO:EOG09341TJS) produces the protein MLSRTYPLCSSLARGLSRGYASSASSANNGIKLKTLPSGIRLAVDETPSHFSAIGMYVDAGSRYEERYGLTGCSHLTDKLAFKSTRDFSGSQMLEKLNLLGGNFMCASSRESLIYQASVFNSDVEKMFHLMSDSVARPQLTEEEVQEQKINAQYELSEIWLQSDLILPEIFQQVAYDNKNLGSPLLCPTEELGNITKDKLLKFRDLFYRPDRLVVALCGIPIERAEELTEKYFEGFQSGNNADEIVKDKAIYTGGERSLDVPKELAYKGQEFHHIYVGYEGVSIGDDDVYKLATLQMLIGGGGSFSAGGPGKGMYARAYTRILNQYGFVENCKSFIHNFTDSGLFGISLACIPQADKVMADLIGYEFSLLMDHDVGKGGISENEVSRAKNQLKSSLMMNLESKMVQLEDMGRQIQVFGKKIDVTEMCEKIDAVTRSDLINIAEKILTGSEPTIVVQGEREAFGDIKETLKGQGLGSNGSNGSNGSKSKQKKPHGWFS, from the coding sequence ATGCTTTCTAGAACCTACCCCCTTTGTTCATCCCTTGCTCGTGGTCTTAGTCGTGGCTATGCCTCAAGTGCGTCGTCTGCCAATAACGGCATCAAACTTAAAACTTTGCCTAGTGGTATAAGATTGGCCGTTGATGAGACACCATCTCATTTCAGCGCTATAGGGATGTACGTGGATGCAGGTTCTCGTTATGAGGAGAGATATGGACTTACAGGATGTTCTCATCTCACTGATAAACTTGCCTTTAAGAGTACGAGAGATTTTTCTGGAAGTCAAATgctggagaaattgaatcTCCTGGGTGGTAATTTTATGTGTGCCTCATCCAGAGAATCCCTTATTTATCAGGCCAGTGTATTTAATTCTGATGTGGAAAAGATGTTCCATTTAATGAGTGATAGTGTGGCCCGACCTCAGCTTACTGAGGAGGAAGTTCAAGAACAGAAGATTAATGCTCAGTATGAGCTCAGTGAGATCTGGTTACAAAGTGACCTTATACTTCCGGAGATTTTCCAGCAGGTTGCGTATGACAATAAGAACTTGGGGTCTCCTCTACTTTGTCCCACTGAAGAGTTGGGTAATATCACCAAGGacaagttgttgaagtttAGAGATTTGTTTTATAGACCGGATCGATTGGTTGTGGCTCTATGTGGCATTCCGATTGAAAGAGCCGAGGAATTGACTGAAAAGtattttgaaggatttcAAAGCGGCAATAATGCAGATGAAATTGTTAAAGATAAAGCTATTTATACCGGAGGTGAGAGATCTTTGGATGTTCCTAAGGAGTTAGCATACAAAGGTCAGGAATTTCACCATATCTATGTTGGCTATGAAGGTGTATCGATAGGAGACGATGATGTGTACAAATTGGCTACGCTTCAGATGCTAATTGGAGGTGGAGGTTCTTTCTCCGCAGGTGGTCCAGGTAAAGGAATGTATGCCCGAGCCTACACCCGAATCTTGAATCAGTATGGATTTGTAGAGAATTGCAAGTCATTTATTCACAATTTCACTGATAGCGGACTCTTTGGTATTTCTCTTGCGTGCATTCCTCAGGCTGATAAAGTGATGGCCGATCTTATTGGATACGAGTTTTCTCTGTTGATGGATCATGATGTTGGTAAGGGAGGAATttcagaaaatgaagtcaGTAGAGCCAAGAACCAGTTGAAGTCatctttgatgatgaatttggaGAGTAAGATGGTTCAATTGGAAGATATGGGAAGACAGATCCAGGTGTTCGgcaagaagattgatgtCACAGAGATGTGTGAAAAGATCGATGCTGTCACTAGATCAGACTTGATTAATATTGCCGAGAAAATTCTTACTGGCTCTGAGCCAACCATTGTGGTTCaaggtgaaagagaagctttCGGTGACATTAAAGAGACGTTGAAAGGTCAAGGATTAGGttccaacggttccaacggttccaacggttccaaatccaagcagaagaagcccCATGGATGGTTTTCATGA
- the SEC11 gene encoding Signal peptidase complex catalytic subunit (MEROPS:MER0000602~BUSCO:EOG093445PH) has product MNLKTLRIQLNQGLVMSMVLASAFAVWKLMSVITMSNSPLVVVLSGSMEPAFQRGDILLLWNREKYLNVGDIIVYKTSVRDVPIVHRIVREHVIEDDLPKRKTGKNKSTVAAKRKSQKILTKGDNNQGDDLPLYEYNVNYLDRQKDILGSVKGYIPKVGYVTILITENKYFKYAIVGLLALSALFNQE; this is encoded by the coding sequence ATGAATCTAAAAACGCTTCGTATTCAACTAAACCAGGGCCTTGTCATGTCAATGGTGTTGGCTTCAGCGTTTGCTGTTTGGAAACTAATGAGTGTCATCACCATGTCAAACTCTCCCTTGGTTGTTGTGCTTTCTGGATCTATGGAACCCGCTTTCCAGAGAGGCGATATCTTGTTGCTATGGAACAGAGAGAAGTACTTGAATGTGGGAGATATTATTGTGTATAAAACTTCCGTCAGAGATGTTCCAATTGTCCATAGAATAGTGAGAGAACATGTTATAGAAGATGATCTTCCTAAGAGAAAGACGGGAAAGAACAAGAGTACAGTGGCAGCCAAGAGGAAAAGCCAAAAGATTCTCACGAAAGGCGATAATAACCAAGGCGATGACCTTCCTTTGTACGAGTACAATGTGAACTATTTAGATAGACAGAAGGATATCCTTGGAAGTGTTAAGGGATATATACCTAAGGTGGGCTACGTCACCATTCTCATAACGGAAAACAAGTACTTCAAGTACGCCATTGTCGGATTACTTGCCCTATCTGCACTCTTTAACCAagaataa
- a CDS encoding uncharacterized protein (BUSCO:EOG09343JN4), translated as MPQIEEISDAEDIDNLDLDIAEFDPDLVTPVAPRYEDNRGSAALTSSSKPQMDAADAAMAELLRRSNEGIEELSDTTTQRPERPERPENPRRTEDLTDEERKQLSTMQSLYPCYFDSNRSVKEGRRAPIEKCVENPLANTILNACRSFGFPALLESDKSHPQDFGNPGRVRLALKFEEKPTHKSIRSKRQLLNEVGDYLLKHPTTLDTVKEMPGPPELTQGSYQPTKVPKVLNFKMNTIVPLHSPLTMKNPQTASAYTKLPPPQAAQQMKRPKQKIQRIRG; from the coding sequence ATGcctcaaattgaagaaataagTGATGCGGAGGATATCGACAATCTGGATTTGGATATTGCAGAGTTTGATCCGGATCTCGTGACTCCTGTGGCCCCCAGATATGAAGATAATAGAGGATCAGCAGCATTGACAAGTTCTAGTAAGCCCCAAATGGATGCGGCAGATGCTGCTATGGCCGAattattgagaaggagTAATGAAGGTATCGAGGAGCTTTCAGATACGACGACACAAAGGCCAGAAAGGCCAGAGAGGCCAGAAAATCCTCGTAGAACAGAAGATCTAACTGACGAAGAAAGGAAACAACTATCAACCATGCAGAGTCTCTATCCATGCTATTTTGATTCCAATAGAAGCGTGAAAGAGGGAAGAAGGGCACCTATAGAAAAATGTGTGGAGAACCCGCTTGCTAATACCATTCTTAATGCTTGCAGAAGCTTTGGATTTCCTGCTCTGCTGGAATCAGACAAGTCACATCCTCAAGACTTTGGTAATCCGGGAAGAGTCAGATTGGCCTTGAAGTTTGAGGAAAAACCTACTCACAAAAGTATTAGAAGCAAAAGGCAGTTGTTAAATGAGGTTGGTGATTATTTACTTAAGCATCCTACCACTTTGGATACGGTAAAGGAAATGCCGGGACCTCCAGAGCTTACTCAGGGTTCCTATCAGCCTACAAAGGTGCCGAAAGTTCTCAATTTCAAGATGAACACCATAGTTCCTTTGCACTCCCCTCTCACGATGAAGAATCCTCAGACGGCCAGCGCTTACACTAAACTGCCACCCCCTCAGGCTGCtcagcagatgaagagaccaaagcagaagatcCAGAGAATTAGAGGCTGA
- a CDS encoding uncharacterized protein (BUSCO:EOG09342AKB), whose product MPNLPLISKSELASHNTAESCWVSLYNRKVFDISQFLDEHPGGPEIVMEHAGKDITKVLSDSDTHVHSESAYEMLDDGMQIGYLATDEEEKELLKKHKGMEVTMDGAPADDMKTVDLTEFGEIPEDLFHLKTDPTADYKKYKFLDLDKPLIMQVLTAHWTKDFYLDQIHRPRHYGKGSAQLFGNFLEPISLTPWWVIPILWLPVNMYIFYQGFTHLSPFVSIPIWLVGLLAWTLIEYCMHRFLFHIDRLLPENQIAFTVHFLMHGVHHFLPMDRMRLVMPPALFVVLATPFYKIVFAVFPYYVACSAFAGGSLGYILYDMTHYALHHAKLPAIFKTIKASHLEHHYKNYQLAFGVTTTFWDKVFGTLMKPEATYQKRV is encoded by the coding sequence ATGCCAAATCTTCCCCTTATATCGAAAAGTGAGCTGGCCAGTCACAATACTGCCGAATCATGCTGGGTCTCTCTATACAATAGAAAGGTCTTTGATATCTCACAGTTCCTTGACGAGCATCCCGGTGGACCCGAGATCGTGATGGAACATGCTGGTAAGGATATTACCAAGGTTTTGTCTGATTCTGATACTCACGTGCATTCTGAGAGCGCCTATGAGATGTTGGATGATGGTATGCAGATCGGTTATTTGGCTActgacgaagaagagaaggagcttttgaagaagcataaAGGTATGGAGGTTACCATGGATGGTGCTCCTGCTGACGATATGAAAACGGTGGATTTGACCGAGTTTGGCGAGATTCCCGAAGATCTCTTCCATTTGAAGACTGATCCAACAGCTGACTATAAGAAGTACAAATTCTTAGATTTGGATAAGCCTCTGATCATGCAGGTTTTGACCGCTCACTGGACTAAGGACTTTTACTTGGACCAAATTCATAGACCTAGACATTATGGTAAGGGTTCTGCTCAGTTGTTTGGAAACTTCCTTGAGCCAATTAGTTTGACTCCTTGGTGGGTTATTCCTATTCTCTGGTTGCCTGTTAATATGTACATCTTTTACCAAGGCTTCACTCATTTGAGTCCATTTGTCTCCATTCCAATTTGGCTTGTTGGATTGTTAGCCTGGACTTTAATCGAATATTGCATGCATAGATTCTTATTCCATATTGATCGTTTGTTACCTGAGAATCAGATTGCATTTACCGTTCATTTCTTGATGCATGGTGTTCACCATTTCCTTCCAATGGATAGAATGAGATTGGTCATGCCTCCTGCTTTGTTTGTGGTTCTGGCAACTCCTTTCTATAAGATCGTCTTTGCTGTTTTCCCTTATTATGTTGCATGCTCTGCATTTGCTGGCGGTTCCTTAGGCTACATTCTATATGATATGACTCACTATGCTCTTCATCATGCCAAGTTGCCTGCTATCTTTAAGACCATTAAGGCTAGTCACTTAGAGCACCACTACAAGAACTATCAGTTGGCATTCGGTGTTACTACCACCTTCTGGGATAAAGTTTTTGGTACTCTTATGAAGCCCGAAGCTACTTATCAGAAGCGTGTCTAA
- a CDS encoding uncharacterized protein (BUSCO:EOG09343GC9), translated as MSEYKDKFLDSALETKALKFGSFTLKSGRQSPYFFNMGQFSTGKSLDQLCNGYAHAIIASGIKFDVLFGPAYKGIPLAAVTVTKLFQLGGEEYANIGYSFNRKEKKDHGEGGSIVGSPMKGKRVIIIDDVMTAGTAINEAFGIINEEKGKSVGCVIALDRQETTKDSNKSATKAVSEKYNVPVLSIVSFDDIVEKLKDKLTPEQLQAISDYRRKYVPS; from the coding sequence ATGAGCGAATACAAAGACAAGTTCTTAGATAGTGCTTTGGAGACCAAGGCGTTGAAGTTTGGGTCGTTTACTTTGAAATCGGGCAGACAATCTCCgtacttcttcaacatgGGTCAGTTCTCTACTGGCAAATCTTTGGATCAACTATGTAATGGATATGCTCATGCAATTATTGCTTCAGGAATAAAGTTTGATGTTTTATTTGGTCCTGCATACAAAGGTATTCCCTTGGCTGCTGTCACTGTGACCAAGTTGTTTCAGCTTGGAGGTGAAGAGTATGCCAATATTGGCTACTCTTTCAAtagaaaggagaagaaagatcatGGAGAAGGTGGTTCCATAGTAGGAAGTCCTATGAAGGGGAAAAGAGTTATCATTATTGACGATGTTATGACTGCTGGTACTGCCATCAACGAGGCATTTGGTATCATCAACGAGGAGAAAGGTAAGTCTGTTGGTTGTGTTATAGCTTTGGATAGGCAGGAAACCACTAAGGATTCAAATAAGAGTGCTACCAAGGCTGTCTCTGAAAAGTATAATGTTCCCGTGCTTTCTATTGTTAGCTTCGATGATATTGTTGAAAAACTCAAGGATAAATTAACACCAGAGCAGTTGCAAGCTATTTCTGACTACAGAAGAAAGTATGTACCATCATAA
- a CDS encoding uncharacterized protein (EggNog:ENOG41) codes for MELNSGDVPLPESDFASTYRYKNKLRLQGHKIKRMVANRKSRGFCDPFDRDLLIQRMDTFNILNWTINDSRLTPLECATNGWKCHSKRRNELHCQDCHATILVRLSGSGGIGNSLLTSRIGNQTGDSHMSLLSNFLFESDLEEEEEEAEFRRALVASYVSRLHSDHYQECVWRADNLDLSLVKRQYYLHNYDMDRIIPQFGTSLRLLGMHQQVILGRKNFKKDIISESDMGILKNYTKRKYNSSLLLLALLGWELRQQRFGNRTLLLLGCKNCTRRILLGEFPSNLALGGVKKLSSCNYPPSTVYNNEDGLHPKSSYEVIASGDKWIDEFGDDEVNLIKEHENWCCMVGRYSSSDLPGYKVVLQMLKSNTFIEDNDDQIMQEEDHTFDDSMAQLRSI; via the coding sequence ATGGAATTGAACAGTGGAGATGTTCCATTGCCCGAATCTGACTTTGCCAGCACTTATCGTTACAAAAACAAACTGAGATTACAGGGTCACAAAATAAAACGTATGGTTGCCAATCGTAAGAGCCGAGGCTTTTGCGATCCATTTGATAGAGATCTGCTCATACAGAGAATGGACACGTTCAATATTTTGAATTGGACAATCAATGATAGCAGGTTAACACCGTTGGAATGTGCTACCAATGGCTGGAAATGTCAcagtaaaagaagaaacgaaTTACACTGTCAAGACTGTCATGCTACAATTTTGGTTCGTCTTAGTGGTAGCGGAGGAATAGGAAACTCTCTGCTGACATCTCGAATAGGTAACCAGACAGGCGATAGTCACATGTCTTTGCTCAGTAACTTCTTATTTGAGAGTGaccttgaagaagaggaagaagaagccgaaTTTCGAAGAGCTTTAGTGGCTTCCTATGTTAGCAGACTGCATTCAGATCACTATCAAGAATGCGTATGGAGAGCAGACAACTTGGACTTATCTTTAGTGAAAAGGCAGTACTATCTTCACAATTATGATATGGATCGCATTATACCCCAATTTGGGACAAGTTTGAGGCTATTGGGTATGCATCAACAAGTGATACTTGGACGTaagaacttcaagaagGACATTATCAGTGAATCCGACATGGGTATATTGAAGAACTACACCAAAAGAAAATACAATTCTTCGTTACTTTTGCTGGCTCTTTTAGGTTGGGAACTGAGACAACAACGATTTGGAAATCGTACGCTATTACTATTAGGTTGCAAAAACTGTACCAGAAGAATTCTTTTAGGAGAGTTTCCTTCTAATTTAGCATTGGGTGGTGTAAAGAAGCTATCTTCATGTAATTATCCACCATCCACCGTTTACAACAATGAAGATGGACTTCATCCTAAGTCGTCCTACGAAGTGATTGCAAGTGGGGATAAATGGATAGATGAATTTGGTGACGATGAagtgaatttgatcaaagAACATGAAAACTGGTGTTGTATGGTGGGAAGGTATTCAAGTTCAGATTTACCTGGTTACAAAGTGGTATTGCAGATGTTAAAAAGTAATACTTTCATTGAGGACAACGATGATCAGATAATGCAGGAGGAAGACCACACCTTTGATGATAGTATGGCACAATTACGCAGCATATAA